attacttattgtttattatgaAAACAATAGAACAATACAACAGAAAACCTAAGAAAATTCCAGACCCAACCAAACCAGCCCCAACCAGCCCAACCGATCAACTGCCACTACCACGTCTTCTTCTGTTTCCATCCCTGTCTTCAAATTTAACGAGAATGAGACCACTTAAAGAATGTAATTATGTACAggaacaagaaaattaatGTACAAGCCTTGCGGCTTGGTCTCGTATGACAGAAAATTCCATAATATATATAGGGCTTGCCCATAGGTTGGTTAGCCAATTATCCCTATTCTATAATCAGTACCTCCTTAATCTTCAAATTACTCTTAGTAACTAAACTAATGAAAAACTATAGTAACATAAATTTTGTATAATTAAAATAAGGTCTAAACTAACAAATAACTAATACTTGCAAATAAACTTTTAATGATTCCTTTTCCTGTTGTTCAATGTTCAACTATAAATCAGCAAAATTATCATAGACATCTCTCCAATTCTTAAAGAAACCATAGAAGAATTTAATACCTAATCCAATATCTTTACTACCAAGAGTAGCTCTTATAGAATGCATAGACAATTGAGGAATACCCAAATCAATAGTTCTTGCACCTGTACTAGTGGAAATTGCTGGACCAATAGTACCACCTGATCTTGAATCGTTTCTAATTTGGAAATATTGGACTTTATCTCCATTCTTTTTGGCCAATTCTTCAGCCAAGGCAAGACCGATTGAATCAGTAGCCATATGACCATTAGGATCCAAAGATAAGGTGACACCGATATTTGGTAATGGTTTATGATGTTCCAAATAAACACCTGGGAAGTTCGGATTGAATAAATGATTAACATCGGCAGATAAAACAATAGAATTAGCATAAGTCAATCTCAAACTTTCTTGAATATCAAGAACTTCTGGATTATAGAAATTAGATGACAACACTCTGTCAACaactaattcaattaatccACCTCTAGCACCTTGTCTAGTGAGAGAgccaatttcttcattatcaaacaacccaacaattgaaaaagaatccTCGGCCAAATTGTTGTCCACGGTAGAATCAATCAATGCATTAAGAGCAGCAAATGAACAAACTCTATCGTCAACTCTTGGagcaaaaacaaattctttGTTAAGCCCACCTTTAGTACCCTTTTGAACGTCATAAAGTTGTAAATCCCATTGTAAAATATCACCCACTGAAACATTAGCAAGTTTAGCAATATATCTTAACAACTTCAATGGATGTTTACCATATAATGGAgcattcttttcttcttcagtaggttgttcttcttctttatcattttcaCCAGAGAAACCAACTACTGGTACAGCTTGCGTTTCAGTATTAAAAGGTCCATTAGCTGGAGCACCAAAATGTGGGGCAAGAGTAGGAATATGAGCAATTGGATGTGGGGTTGAATCCACCAAATGTTGACTGACTTTACCCTTACCATCTTTAACTAATAATCTACCACCAATTCCTAAATCTCTATCCCACCAAACACTACCTAATGTCCCAGCATAAGGAGCAACACCTAATAATTCATAACCATCAACTTTAGCCTTTGTAGAATTTGGTTTCAAAACAGTGGTAAGAGAATCAATATGGGACCCAATGGCACCAACCCCTTTTGAAGCTTGCCAATCCttaccaacaacaaatgcGGCAAGTGATGAACCATTTCTAGTGGTGAAATATTTACCTGCTTTCAAATCGGCCCAAGATTTACTTTCTGGGAGATAAGTAAAACCTTTCAGTTCAAGTTgacttttgaaaaaattaacaacGTGATAGATGGTTGGGTTTTTATAGGTGAATTCAATATAATCATCGGCAATTTTACTATAATAATCATCTGTGAATTTTTTGGTAGAATTGACCTCCaagttttgaatttgaactGGTTGAGTTTGTTCAATTGGTTTCTCTTGAGAAGCTTTTTGAAGTTGTTTTAAAGATTCGGAAATACCCAAAAGAATATCGTCAATGTTAGACATTTTGAAGGTGATATTAGTATATCTGTTGCAATAAAATTTGGgaggaaagaaagaaggaaaaaaagtagaattggaaattgcATTGATAAGTTGGGCTcccttttttctttatataCGTTTTGGACGAAATTGTGGCGATCGCGGAATTATTTCCCCCTATTGTTTGCGACTAAACGTTCAAAAAGTAGTTTGGGTGCTGGTCAAAATTCTATTTATCGTGCCGTGCATACGAATTGAAACCGTcgttttatctttttttttttttggtaaagCTCATACATTAGTTCTATAATCTCTATCAATTCTGTGGCTTTTCACTAGCAAAAGTAGCAGCGACTATTAAAGGAAATACTAAACTTACATCGGCATAAACTTTCACTGATTTTGCTTCAGCCTTTATTTTCCCCCATGAAATAGCTTCATCTGGTCTAGCACCAGCATCAGATCCATCAAATTCTTGTCCAGTGTTGATATAAACAGCATAATCAGCACCATTTCTCATCAAACAGGCATTACAAATATGATGTTTGATCAATCCACCTCCCAAAATAATCATACCAGCTTTAGATGCAGCCATAGACATTGAGTTGATTTTTCTTATATCAGCCACTATATCTAATCTTAATTGTTGTGGAGATGCTTTAAAAGTATGAAAGAATAACATATCACCAATAGACCCATCGGTTAAAGCTGGACAGAAAATTGggattttgtttttgtgaGCCCAATATAAAACTGAAGATTCatcattgatttctttaCCTAACcgatcaattaatttcGATGGGGTCCAAATAGCCTCGGAACCAGCAATTAATCCTTTAGGacccaattttttcattgcttcttcttgttcttctaAACATTTATCTAAAATAGGAACAATCCATTCTTCAAACTTACaataattatcattaggAACTAGCAAATTGCCAATTCTATTCATTCCTTGATCACGTAATCCTTTACCAGGTAAAGTAAAATCTCCCATATAAGTTGGTGCTAAAActttaattaaatcttcttctaccCCTCCTGCACTAGCAACAATAGCACTCACCATTTTATGTTGTACCAAATAACGTAAAGTATCTCTTAATCCcgatgaaatcaaattggatGTATAACCCATGAATATCGTGGTTTTTTGATAaccttcatcatcaaattcacCAGTTTGTTCATGTTCTTCTAATGTATCCTTATGTTTACCTCTCCAAGATCtcatattatcaataatatcacAAGCTtgtgataatgatgatgctTGAAATCCCATGGTTGACATagatttgattaaatcTTTTGCTCTCATATTATAGGCATTGTCTTGAGAATAGTCAATCCCCTTAACTTCTTGGAAATCTTCTGGGACTGGAATAGATTGTTTTAATACGGCATCAGAGGCCAAACCTGGTAATTTTCCTGAACCACTCATTATTAGTTGAAATGTGGAGTTATGGTACAAATGCCAACTATTGATAGtgagaaattgaaaattttttttttcaaccatCTTTGGTTAGATTCGTGATGTGCGGGTCCTACATGGCATGATATTACTTGAATTGCAATTCTAAAAACACATCCGCGATTGTCTTAGATCTATATATAGAGATCTCTATCTATCCTGCGTTTGAGTTTCATGTTCTAGATTCGAATGTAATTTCTTgagtatatatatatatattgtgTATGGAATATATAAGTTATTAGATAAAATTGTACATGACTGATAGTCTTTACTTATGTAATTTCATTCTCAATGTTTAGTTAACACCCCCTTATTAGCTTTTAAttatttccattttttatataaataaatgcatttcttcttcttcttcttctatcTATCTCCTTCCATCCTTGAATACTAACCACGTACCCTTCTTTAAGCTCTTTCTTTCACTTCAGGAGTCcaagatttgaattttggtTTAGCAGTATTATAACAAACATAAGCACCTGGAGTATTAGTTAAATTTGGTTTATGATGAGCTGGTAAAGGATAAGCTCTCGTTGTTTTAGCATCACCAATCAAGGCATTAGGTGGAGTATTAGTACCATAACCTAACCAATAATGCCAACCTGGTTCTACTTGTGACATATCTTGGTTCCATTGAGAATATTCAACCCATCTTGTACGTAAATGAATTTCTTCTGGGGCATCAGTTTCATAATATTTATTACCAAAATCATCTATTCCAACTAACCAACCTCGTTTGGTATCGttgtgatgatgaatttgcCATGCGGCTCTTTTTAAACCTgatgaataaatattttttaatgtACGGAAAATTGAAGTTGACATTGTTGATGGGTGAAATAGGGGAATAGCAATATCTATTAGTTTGTTAAGAGTGTTTTTATGGTTTGTTAaggtttattttttttggtttcttgCTAATGGTGAGAAAATCAGAAAACAATTTGGATTGATTGGTTGAAACAAAGTTATGCGGAAATGAATTGTAACCTCACTTCCAAATATGGAAGTCTAGCTCATAGTGAAAGAAAAACTAAATATTAAAAcaagaatcaaaataaacaaatcaagaattaataCAAGCACCTCTTAGCCCAGACTACCACACAATGCTGACTAAACACACTCAAGAGCTTGAAAACTTGCGAAAATTAAGAGCAACACTAGAAGCAATAAAAGAATCAACCGCTAAAATGTTACAAGATATTACAACAATATACAAGGATAACAACCCCcaattattacaaaacTCTAAAGATTTCCAAAAAGctttaaatgatttatgaaaaaaaaaatatactttGGAGGACTTAAATAACGTACTGTCTATTTACTTACCTATACATGGAATAATGGAAATGTTTGGGAAATATTTATGACACCCTTGGgtgatatttattttatatttatttttcaatttcaaatcatctttatttaatgaaataatctttgaaatttgtgatatattatcatttaattgttcaattgcagaaatcaattcttcataccaagtaataattaatgaatcttgtaaaaaattatttttggtgTCTCGtttaatataatcaatcaattgatgatattctttttcaacaacaacaagattATTTTTTGCACTTGCCAACAATTCAAGACATTTCATTAAAGTTAATTTATTGTTCAGACCAGGTGCTGTATTAGTAGTTAAAACAGATTGATATTGTTCAAAAGTTGGGAACATTGGAACTCCTATTGATGACCATGGTTTCATTCTAAGATAATATAGATTCTCCATTGATGTGAGATTATTGATGGGTCCCTTTGTGTAGTCAATGATTTGTAATTTCGATAATACCGAAAGATATTTTAATTGACATTGAGTTAAATTACGCATAGCtttcaatgatttgattaaataATCTTGATTAAAATTTAAAGTTGCAGTTAATTGTGGAATTATCACTTGttgattatataaattgatttcctTTAATTGATCTTTTTTAGGTCCCgctttcaattttttgatttttttagGAATATTGGTTTCTAAATGATTGATTTTCCCCAATAAAATCTGTGATACTCTGTTTTCTAAATgttcaataatatttaaaatcaaataatctGCATACCAATAGATCAAATACATTTCAAATGGTTTATAAAGATCCAATGAAAGTccattcaataataattctaaCATCAATTGCATTTTACCAAAATAAACGTAGGACGTGACACTGATACTAAGCTCACCAGTGGCAAACTCATCACCAACACCATATGTTTTATGCATTTCATATTCAAATGATTCCCAACCAACTTGCAAAGTGTCCCACAAAACTAACCCCTTggataataattgttgcAGTCGACAAGGATTACTGGCAAATGTCGTCAAATAATGATACATGCCACTTTCTAAATCATTGAGATTTGCATTATGCactttaataatttctgCTTTGACATTATCTTTAATTTGggataaattattttcaaatttaccTAACATAATAGTGCTTTTACCAATTACATTTTCAATCCAATCAATAACTAAATTTGGTAAATTGACATTATTTGAaccaaatattgatttgttaTCACGTATAAAATACAATTGGAAAAACCCTCTAGCGAACACcgaaaatttttcaatggggaatttaatattataatgCAAAAAATCgtataattgattaattgatttgatggAATTTGCTTGGTTGGTGAATCTGTGAAtagttttaaaaatattagTTAAACAATCCCAAGTAGTTTCTAAATCAATGCTAGTCAATTTTTCAGGAATGCTTTTATTTACTAAATCAACttgaataaattttgaGAATGAACCCATTGGGATAACCGTGTCATCAAATTTGACGTTTTGTAATTTAgttatttgattaattgcATCTAgacaaaaatcaaatttagaATCAGAAGTTGCTATATCATTCTTTCCATCCATAAAACTTGTATGCTGTGTGGTTTTGAAagtattttcaaatttgacCAAGTTggcaacaatttttaattggGTGATCAAAGTATCAGCTTCAATAATCTCATCGTTACTTAGTATCCATTCAATACAatcattgatttcttcaataaagTAAACAGGAGATATGtcttcaaaaaaatttaaattcatCGATTTGGTattcaaatcttcttcttcatacAATACCGTTCTTGACAAATATATAGTAAATCCAATAAACTTACATAATCCCATGGTAAACGTTTTCAATACTCgatgaacaaattgataatttaaattatcTTTCAGATAATCAACTGCAGGTAATCTGGAATTGTAAAATGAGAATTTCCCTAGCCCGGAATTTTCatgattcaaataattgacTAATAATGTTTGAACATATCGACAACTCAACACCGTAACAGGCAAACTATTACTTTCTAACCAGTTTACCAAATTGGATAATAGCTTAGTttgaatattgataatgacATTTACTTCTTGTGGTTTGCTACAATCAAACGTGATTTCTTCCGGtgttaattttattaatccAGTGTCCAATCTTGGATTGAGAACTTCCAAAGCTCTGGTTCCTTCCAATAATTCAAAGTACGGAGATTTGACTACTTTATTGTTGGTAATACTCTCTAGGGAAgcaaatatttcttttgtaatatcaatcaaatccTCGTCTGTTTCATAATTGAAATCAGGTCTGGATTTATCAATGGTTAATCGATCTatgattaaaaaaaaattctgtTAGTAAAATGTTTTGCAAAATTCAAACTGAGACGTATGTAGTAGTTATTGATCATACTTAACGACAGCAAAACCATTATTCCCACTCTTAGTAATAAGTATCGGGGTAATGTCTTGTTTtatgattgaaaaatgtaTATACAATGATTGGTTGTTagttcaaaaaataatacagaaagaagaaaaaaaaaattcatcacatacaaaacaaatactTTTGCGAGAGTATGTGTTTTGTCACGTCATTACGTGTATCCACCAACAACAGTCCAAAATATAAAGTGTTATGTATAACCAAAATTTTGCAgcctttttctttaaaaagATTTCTTCGAGTTGATACATGCAAGCAGTGTTTCTTAATTGGAAGTTACAGAGTATGTTGATATTTTGCAGTGTTATATATTGGGGTGAGCTATTAAGATTGCAAATCTTATTGAAACCATATTTGCGAACTTTTGGTAAGTAATTATTGATAGAAAATGTAAGAAATATTCTGAAATCACATTTCAGATCTAAGTGGGTTTGTAAACCTATAAAACACAAGTTCCTGATTGTAATGCACCGAAGAAAGCACACTTTATTTATTGTCGACAGACTAGTTTACAAGAGAGAAGTATCACTGATTAAAAGTGATGGTCAACMAMCCGAACGGACACTCTTCATTATTGGAGTCAAGCAGGAATAGAATAATACTTGGGAACACAGACGTCTTAGTATACAGATACACCTGGAAcctttttccaaaaaaaaaaaaaaaaacgggGATAAAGCAAACCTGTAAGATATCTAAATACGTATATCAATCCCGATTCGGAGAAATGTTGGTCTGGAACCTTTTCTCCTAATATCATTTTTACTCATCGAATACAAATGTTTTTAGTTCAACATTAAATCTGCCAAGTTAATTGACATGTCCTTTATGtcaaatataaataccAAGCCATGTGGCGATTTATTAGAATAGGGTGTAAACTTACTACTActgaaaatattttctggAAATATGTAAATCTCTTTATTAGTTGCTTGGGTTTGCTTTTAGGATCGCTtacaattaaataatacGATCCTACAATTGCTATTCTTTATGTTAACTTCAAGTATTGTAATAATCTGGCTGGCTTATACTCTAACAAACACCAATAACTGCTTAAGCTAACATTAAGGTATCAACCATAGTAATAATGCTGTAGTTCCATTCATAAGGCTGGAGATGGATTGCTTAAAGAACATTCaagaaggaagaaaaaaaaaaatttgtgtGTATTATATGCAGGATTGTAAACGGTGTGTCATCTTTGTTGATTACTAATTATTCTTTGactaaaaaagaatattcaaatataaGAACAGTCAACAATACTTCCATCTTTTAATTTCGTTTATTccttttttcattctttccttcttttcCATCTTACTTCTTTTTGGAatatttaatcaaatatatCAACTATATACATTTCAATCATTATTCTTTGGTTGAACAATAGTTATTCATATTTCCATTCAAGGGTGTTTGATTCtctattatatttttttttggttgccACACGTTCTACTTCATAATTGAATTCGCCTCCTCCCTCCTCCTTCCTCCaccccccttttttttcccatACAAAGAAACCAATTAGTTCAATACATTCTACACCAAGAATTAAACAACCATTTTCAACTATCCTTATTCCCATAAAAAATGACAgatattaaaagaaatttttcagaTATTGCCTCACCAGCAAATCTAGATGATACCAAGAAACTTCACGTAGATTCTactgcaacaacaaaagtGGGCAGAAAACCAATCGATACCGAACCTAAATCAAAGAGAACTGCTCAAAATAGAGCTGCTCAAAGGGCATACCGTGAACGTAAAGAACGTAAAATGAAAGAGTTGGAAGATAAGGTAAGATTATTAGAAGATGCAAATGTCAGAGCACTAACTGAAACCGATTTTTTACGAGCTCAAGTAGACGTGTTGAAAAATGAGTTGGCTAAATATACTGGTGGTAGCGATTTTCtggatttgaatttacCTACTAAAGTTGGTCATTTATCACATCCAAATAATCATCACAGTAATGTTTCTACAGGTACACCTCATGGTTCAATGTCATCTTCTAACTCTGTTGCAAGTTTAGATAATGACAAACCTTCCAGTGCTTCATCGGTATCAAACAATTCACCTGGTTTTGCTTTTGATAATCCTTGGTCTAAAGATAACATACAAAAGTTAAAGCACCagcatcaacaacaacaacaaaaggtTCCCCAAGGTGTGCCGGATTTGGTGCTGGGttcatcttcatcgtcTACACCTTTAAATGACAATTTATTGGTCACTCCTGAATCGTTGACTGGCTTGTCTACATCGAGTAAATATACTGGCCAGAATAATGTACCAACCAATTTGGATTTCACCAATCAGTTTGATGAACAAGTTGATCCATTTTGTgttaaattgaatgaagcATGTGGAACCAAAAGTAACCCAGTGCCCAAATTTAAACGTTCAGGTTCTAAAGCAAATACTTCAGTAACAAATAATTCCCCACTTGCCCACTTGGTATCACCGGAATCTCAACAATATACCAATTCTTCTAATATCGACTTTATGAATGatccatttttcaatggtgTGGGAACTGATTATAactttaattttgataGCAAGAATGGTTCCATTCAAGATCCTTTATCGTTTCTTCAGGATGACAACTTTGATCTTGCATTGGCATTTGGTGATCCAAGTCCTACTGGTAATGAAGCAGAAGCCGAtccaatttcattattaacaaCAGAAGAATCTATATATGATCCATTGACAAACAACAGTGATAAACTTTGTAGTACGGTTAAAGCTGATGATGTTAATACTGacttcaatttcaatgattttgtCAAGAATTCATTACCTGAAAAACAAGAGAAAGGTAAATATGAACCaccatcaacatcaaagactacaaataataatgaagaagaagataaagatGAAGTTGTGCCGGCACCTCCACAAACACTCAAATGTAGTGAAATTTGGGATAGAATAACGTCACATCCAAAATATACTGAACTTGATATTGATGGGTTGTGTAATGAGTTGAAAAGTAAAGCTAAATGTTCTGAAAAGGGAGTAGTGATAAATACTGCTGATGTGAATCAATTACTAGAGCGAAGTATAAAACATTAATCAAGTTAGTGGTGggtttaatttattttacGGTATTTCAATTGACATCTATTTggctttatttttttgtatttatatttatatttggtTATTAACCAGAattattttggtttttttttttacgtTATAcgtttttattttgtaattatttttttatatttggtTTAGTCTAATTGGTTAtacaataaatatttatggaacttgtatttttttttttttcattccatcaatcaataaatcaatcatCCATTGAAATATCACCATaatcaacatcatctgCTTCTTCTAAAAACTTATCTATATCTTTTAAAGAATCTTCAACATTACTATCAATGGCTTTCTTTGATTCAACTAGAACTTGTTCTTGACCATGATCTATTTCAACTGACCCTTCCCTCTTGTCTTCAGCTTTAAATGTGATTGACTTATCTGCCTTTAGTtcaagtttattttttccaTCAGTAaaacttttcttcttctcttgCTCCTCCTCCTCATTATCATcctcttcatcttcattttctgAAGTTTCTGGTGATGTGGTTTTACTAACTTGCAGAGATCGATCCAGatctcttctttttgtttctgATTTTATAGATATTTGACTACTCTCTCCAGTTCCAATATCTAAATCATCTAATTCATgtaatattgaatttgtaCCACTTTTAATCagttcattttcttctcttttttgagcaatttccaatttattctttattgattcaataaaaatatcaaaattcttctttgttgGTTTATCCAAGATAAAATTAGGgttatcttcattattagtAAATAATTCAACTGTAGCATCAAGAGCTTTAATTAAAGcttgtaattgatttgactCTAATTCTTCCGTTATatgaaatttattcaaattgttaatGATGCATCTTTTAACATTACGAGCATCTACTTGTTCAACCACttgtaataaataaacaCATTGCCATAAATGTGATGTTGCTTGATTTATTTCCTCATTCGATAATTTAACTAAATTTCGAGGATCACACCATGATATTAATTGAGGGATTATAACACTTGGCGATAATTCTGTTTCTGTTTCAGTGAAAAGTCGATAAATAACATCACCACTAACTGCAgctaaattgatttgatgatttataCGAGAAAAGGCATAAACTGGAATACAAAATGacaaaatttgttgtaattcttgatttgatttggtgTTGGGgttgaaataaataagtACAATCGCTTCAAATAAATGCTTTTCATGCTCTCGAtctgtttcttcttcagtttcATCGTCATTGGTGGTAGTTGGATCatcattaccaccaccaccaccaccaccaccaccttgAATAGCATTTCCAAATAAACTCCGTTTGTCAGTCTTGTACAAAATATCGGCTAAAAACAATTTGCATAATCCTTCAGCGACAATGCATTGTAATTTTGGTGCatcaaatgaatttaaaactttgaaaaacaTTCTTGAATATTTGTATTTAGATGATTTATCAAGAATACTCATACCATAAATTGCCAATATATCCACAATAGCTTTCATTCCAATCTCTTTCACTTCTTCACCATTACTTCTCATTGCCAGTAATAATGTTGTAGTTGCAATTCTGGCAATTTTGgaatcaattaaagaatAAAGTCCTAAACAAGTTAACCCAGCAAGatataatttctttttcgatTCATTCTGAATAGCATAATTGACAATACCACTGTAAATAGAACTCAATGAAAGATGATCATCCAAACTATGAGTAATTACTTCCAATACATATTGTGTCATGGTAAGACATCTTAACACAATATCATCTGGTGGCATATCTGGTTCAATTCTTCGCTTCTTTGTTACTGCACTgagtgatgatgattgttgagattcatcatcaccatttcccaaaatatcatcatcatcatcatcaaatgtAGCGGCAGCAGAATGGAACTCTTCATCATCTCGAGAATCACGAATATCAGTAATTATTTCTACCGCCATGGAAacaaaatctttttcatttatagAAAGTGCTCGTAATACTCTAAGTGCCACTGATATTAACCCATCAGGTAATTTATCTTCAGTTAATGTCATTCTTATTATATGTAacaattttcttcttgcCATTTCATCTCCataatcaaaatctttaacaattaataataattgattaataatgaattctaattctttcaaaGCATCTACAAAGGGGATACAATCATTTTCATGTTCTTGTTCAAAGATTTGAACAGTctgaattttcaattcactAGTGGTTTCAAGCGCCCTAATACAAGAATCATATTTTGTTTGAAGTTCTTCTAATTTAGCCGTTATATCTTCTGGTTGatgttcaatttcatcaagatttttattgatatcttccaattgttgttgcaaatCTTCCATCAGGAAATCCTTGATTTGATCAGCAATCTCTTGATTTTCTTCAGTAATCAAATCTTCTAGATTCCCActgttgtttttcaattgtttaattctCTTTTTGAACAAATCCTTAGcaatattgatttcaataatatcttcttcaatgtTAGATAAACTTTTACGGAAATTATCGGCATCAGTATTTATTCTGGAAATCTGGTTTTCAAGActaaatatttgattatcTAATTCGTCAATCTTGGCATTATAAGTTTCCCATGTCTTAActaaattttcattttcatttatagTTTTCAACCTCACTGACAAATACTTTTCTAATGTTATTGACAAATCAAGTAATTCAGGGAAATTGGCATCCATTAAAGCATGTAATTGATTCTCATTacaatattgataaaacgTCCTCATCAAGAATGCCTTTTCTGTAGTTAGATTTTTCCAATatgattcatcaattttaatagTTTCAAGAACTTCtggtttatttttaaaaaatgcTAATATGGCCTGTTCAGCTATAGCACTCTTGAcatttaattgatcaattaattctaataaatcTTCATTGACAGATTGATACCAATAAATGGTAAGCATTTTAGTGGCGGCTGCTTTAACAGTTTCATCACGATCATTTAACCCccattttaataaaaattccctatcttcaaattcaagATCATCCAAATCAGTTATTAATTCACGAGCTATTTTAGAATAAACCAATCTTCTATTAATAGAATTGGAATCTCTGGCTCGTTCAAGTAAAATCGGTATTGTATCTTGTGTTTTAaccaaattcattaatgcTGCACGTCTGACTTCTGGACTATCATCATTTTGAATggaatttatcaatttattctGAATTTGGTTACTTGATATTAATTCATCCTCAAATTCTCCAGTATCACCTTCAATactaaattcaaataattgaaaatgtgaTAATGCCACAACAGCTTGAATACGTATCGACAGCTCTTTATCTTGTAGCCTATTACTTAATAAAGTATATAACGCTTCCAATGTATTATT
The sequence above is a segment of the Candida albicans SC5314 chromosome 3, complete sequence genome. Coding sequences within it:
- a CDS encoding uncharacterized protein (Ortholog of C. parapsilosis CDC317 : CPAR2_405060 and Candida orthopsilosis Co 90-125 : CORT_0C04470), translated to MSTKHTQELENLRKLRATLEAIKESTAKMLQDITTIYKDNNPQLLQNSKDFQKALNDL
- a CDS encoding deoxyhypusine synthase (Deoxyhypusine synthase; catalyzes formation of deoxyhypusine, the first step in hypusine biosynthesis; Spider biofilm repressed), which encodes MSGSGKLPGLASDAVLKQSIPVPEDFQEVKGIDYSQDNAYNMRAKDLIKSMSTMGFQASSLSQACDIIDNMRSWRGKHKDTLEEHEQTGEFDDEGYQKTTIFMGYTSNLISSGLRDTLRYLVQHKMVSAIVASAGGVEEDLIKVLAPTYMGDFTLPGKGLRDQGMNRIGNLLVPNDNYCKFEEWIVPILDKCLEEQEEAMKKLGPKGLIAGSEAIWTPSKLIDRLGKEINDESSVLYWAHKNKIPIFCPALTDGSIGDMLFFHTFKASPQQLRLDIVADIRKINSMSMAASKAGMIILGGGLIKHHICNACLMRNGADYAVYINTGQEFDGSDAGARPDEAISWGKIKAEAKSVKVYADVSLVFPLIVAATFASEKPQN
- a CDS encoding uncharacterized protein (Putative ubiquinone oxidoreductase; repressed by nitric oxide; Hap43p-repressed), with the translated sequence MSTSIFRTLKNIYSSGLKRAAWQIHHHNDTKRGWLVGIDDFGNKYYETDAPEEIHLRTRWVEYSQWNQDMSQVEPGWHYWLGYGTNTPPNALIGDAKTTRAYPLPAHHKPNLTNTPGAYVCYNTAKPKFKSWTPEVKERA
- the LAP41 gene encoding metalloaminopeptidase (Putative aminopeptidase yscI precursor; mutant is viable; protein present in exponential and stationary growth phase yeast cultures; Spider biofilm repressed); the encoded protein is MSNIDDILLGISESLKQLQKASQEKPIEQTQPVQIQNLEVNSTKKFTDDYYSKIADDYIEFTYKNPTIYHVVNFFKSQLESKGFTYLPESKSWADLKAGKYFTTRNGSSLAAFVVGKDWQASKGVGAIGSHIDSLTTVLKPNSTKAKVDGYELLGVAPYAGTLGSVWWDRDLGIGGRLLVKDGKGKVSQHLVDSTPHPIAHIPTLAPHFGAPANGPFNTETQAVPVVGFSGENDKEEEQPTEEEKNAPLYGKHPLKLLRYIAKLANVSVGDILQWDLQLYDVQKGTKGGLNKEFVFAPRVDDRVCSFAALNALIDSTVDNNLAEDSFSIVGLFDNEEIGSLTRQGARGGLIELVVDRVLSSNFYNPEVLDIQESLRLTYANSIVLSADVNHLFNPNFPGVYLEHHKPLPNIGVTLSLDPNGHMATDSIGLALAEELAKKNGDKVQYFQIRNDSRSGGTIGPAISTSTGARTIDLGIPQLSMHSIRATLGSKDIGLGIKFFYGFFKNWRDVYDNFADL